Within the Flexivirga oryzae genome, the region GCGCCCGCGGCGACGATGATCGTGGTGACCGGTGCCACCAGGTTGTTGACCGCGTTGATCAGCGAGTTGTACGCCATACCAAGGGCGCCCATCCGCTCACGCAACGCGTGCATCTGGTCCCGGTACCGGGGGTCCTGCAGGTGATCGAGCGTCGGCGCGGTGCCGCTGATCCGGGCGACCTCGGAGTCGAAGTGATGCCCGATGCGCTCGTTCAGGCCGACTCTGGCCTGCACGCCGCACACGCCGAGGACGAAACCGAACGACTCGGTGAACGCGAACCCGGTGAGACCGGCCACGAGCAGGTGGAGTTCGTGCGTCGTCAGCCCGGCGACGATCAGGCCGAAGAACAGCGGGCGCAGGTATTGCAGCACCCGGCCCAGCGCCTCGAGGAACGCCACGACCGTTGCGCTCCGGCTGATCCCCCAGGAAGTCCGCAGGACCAGCGCGATCGACTGCAGGTGATAGCGGATCATCAGCGCTCCCCTGCGAGTTCGGCGTCGACCCACACCGGCTCACCGCTGTCGGCGCCCGCGGCCGCGAAGCGCGCCGCCTGCAGCCGGAACATGTCGGCGTACGGACCGCCGGCCGCCAGCAGCTCCTCGTGTGACCCGTCCTGCACGACACCCTCCGGTCCGAGCACCACGATCCGCTCGGCGTGCCGGACGCTCGACAGCCGGTGGCTCACCAGGATGGTGGTCACGCCGTGCGTGACCTGCAGGAAGCGGCTGAAGATCTCGGCCTCGGCGCGCACGTCCAGCGCAGCGGTGGGCTCGTCGAGCACGAGCACGCCTGCGCCGGCCGCGACCGCGGTGAGTGCCCGGGCCAACGCGACCCGTTGCCACTGGCCACCGGAAAGATCTGTGCCGCCTGCGTATCCGGGCTCGAGCACCGTGTCCCAGTTGTCGTCGAGCCGAATGAGCACGTCGGTGCCGGCGGCATCGCGCAGTGCCTCCTCTGCGGTATGGCGCAGTGCGCCGGACTCCACGCCGCGTGCGACCAGGGGCAACGCGACGTTGTCCTCGAGACTCAGGTGGTAGCGCACGAAGTCCTGGAAGATGGTCGCGACCCGGCGCCGGGTGCCGTCGTCGGCGGCGGGGTCGTGCCCGTCCACCCGGACCGTCCCGGCGTCCGGTGCGTAGAGGCCGCAGAGCAGCTTGATCAGGGTCGACTTCCCGACGCCGTTGACGCCCACGACGGCGACCGACTGGCCGGCCGGGATGTGCAGCTCCAGGTGCCGGAAGACCGGCTCGGTGCGCGACGGGTAGGTGAAGGTCACATCCGTGACGTCGACAGTGGCCGCCACGGGTCTCGATACGCCTCCTCCGCTGCGCTCCCCCGCCACTCGACCCGCAGCATCGCCGACGTTCGACCTACCGAGGGTGTGCCCGAGGCCGTGATCGGCACGGAGCTGACGGATCTCGTTCTCGTAGAAGCGGGCCCGGATGGCCTGCACGTTGACGTCGCCGAGCGCGCCCAGCGCGGCCATCTGCATCAGACCCTGCAGGACCGCGACCGTCGTACCGACCGAGATCGCGCCCGTCCAGGCGGCGTGCCCCACCCAGACATAGGAGCCGACCAGCATGGTGGCCGAGATCGTGCACCCGATCAGCGCTCCGCGCAGTGCCCGTGACCGGCGTTGCCAGATGCCGACGAACGCCGCCTGCCAGACCTGCGAGTAGCGCCGCAGCAGCCACGGCGTCATACCGAAGAGACGCAGCTCCTTGCCACCCGCCCGCTCCAACGGGATCGACCGCAGGTAGTCCGCCTGGCGCCGACCGATGCTGCCGTCCTCGACCAGGTCCTTCAGCAGCACGTCGAGATAGCCCGTCCATGTGACGTGCAGGACCCGGAACGACAGCAGTGTCCACAGCGCGGCGAGCCAGGACCACTGCGCGACGGCCACGAGGCCGCCGAGCCCGACTGCGGCATACCCGAGGACGCTCCAGGTCGCATACATCGCGTTGACACCGAACATGCCGCGCAGGTAGTCCTCGATGTCACTGAATCGCGCTCTGGTCGCCGGGTTTTCGAGGTGCTCGATACCGTGCGGTGCGTTCGCGGCTTCCGCGACCAGCAGCACCTGCTGTCGGGTGAACCGCCGCTGCAGGGCCACGGCACCGGACATCTGCCAGGCCTCCGCGAGCGGCTCGACGGCCAGCCCGATCGCGGTCAGTGTCAGCCAGCCCCAGACCTCGCTCGATCCGACCATGATGGCCTGCAACGCCTGACCACTCGCGTAGACCATGAGCCAGATGGCGACCCCGCGCAACGCGATGACGGCGAGGAGTGCGCAGACCAGCGGCGGGCTGGAGCGCCACATCATCCGCCAGAAGTGTCGCTCGACACCCAGCCAGCGCAGCATCCATCCCCTGAGACGCGATATATCGAGAGTTCGCACGAGAGGAAATGTAAACACCAAGCTACTTCGATTGCTACTGCATATCCTGAATAGGTGAAGATCACCGACCCGGTCATGGTCAGATCCCTACTGCGGGACGGCGCCGCGCACTACCTCGCGCCGTTCCTGCACGAGGACCACTCGGTCTCCGAAGCCGCCGAACTGCTGCGAACACCGCTGACGAAGGTGCACTACTGGGTGCGCAGTCTGTGTGACGCCGGGCTGCTACACGTGGTCTCCGAGCAGCCGCGCAAAGGGCGACCGATCAAGCGATACCGCGCGATAGCAACTGAATTCGTGGTGCCCGCAGAAGCACTACCGGAGGACTACTTCGCCGGAGTGATGCGCCGGTCCAACGAGGACATGATCGACGCGCTCGCCGCCGCGGCGCCTGAGTGGGTGATCGGCGGGGACTTTCGTGTCTCGGCGTCGTCACCGACGCGGGGCAGCCAGGACCGGGTCCTGCGGGAAGGGACCGGGCTCGCGGCAGTGACACACCAGAGCGGTTGCT harbors:
- a CDS encoding ATP-binding cassette domain-containing protein, yielding MRTLDISRLRGWMLRWLGVERHFWRMMWRSSPPLVCALLAVIALRGVAIWLMVYASGQALQAIMVGSSEVWGWLTLTAIGLAVEPLAEAWQMSGAVALQRRFTRQQVLLVAEAANAPHGIEHLENPATRARFSDIEDYLRGMFGVNAMYATWSVLGYAAVGLGGLVAVAQWSWLAALWTLLSFRVLHVTWTGYLDVLLKDLVEDGSIGRRQADYLRSIPLERAGGKELRLFGMTPWLLRRYSQVWQAAFVGIWQRRSRALRGALIGCTISATMLVGSYVWVGHAAWTGAISVGTTVAVLQGLMQMAALGALGDVNVQAIRARFYENEIRQLRADHGLGHTLGRSNVGDAAGRVAGERSGGGVSRPVAATVDVTDVTFTYPSRTEPVFRHLELHIPAGQSVAVVGVNGVGKSTLIKLLCGLYAPDAGTVRVDGHDPAADDGTRRRVATIFQDFVRYHLSLEDNVALPLVARGVESGALRHTAEEALRDAAGTDVLIRLDDNWDTVLEPGYAGGTDLSGGQWQRVALARALTAVAAGAGVLVLDEPTAALDVRAEAEIFSRFLQVTHGVTTILVSHRLSSVRHAERIVVLGPEGVVQDGSHEELLAAGGPYADMFRLQAARFAAAGADSGEPVWVDAELAGER